Proteins encoded within one genomic window of Chitinophaga parva:
- a CDS encoding RNA polymerase sigma factor yields the protein MEEGLWQQARNGDRRAFETLYHLHAEALGQQALRILRDREQAKDILQEVFISLYLKRGDLPDDLNVGGYLSNAVKYKISNVLRNKLVQESHHQVIVKEGYQSDIQPAVSLERNELKQQIDQSIHTLPQKCRQVFMLSYYGNLGYKAIAAELGISVKTVEKHMSKALQALRRELKAGHYIGMLAIGMMLN from the coding sequence ATGGAAGAGGGCTTGTGGCAACAAGCCAGGAACGGCGACAGGCGGGCGTTTGAGACCTTGTATCATCTACACGCGGAAGCACTGGGCCAACAGGCGTTACGCATTCTCCGCGACCGTGAGCAGGCAAAAGATATTCTACAGGAAGTTTTTATCAGTCTCTATTTAAAACGCGGAGATCTCCCTGATGATCTCAATGTAGGCGGGTACCTGAGCAACGCGGTGAAGTACAAAATATCCAATGTGTTGCGGAACAAGCTGGTGCAGGAAAGCCATCACCAGGTAATTGTAAAGGAAGGCTACCAATCAGATATACAACCCGCCGTATCCCTGGAGCGCAATGAGCTCAAACAGCAGATCGATCAAAGCATTCACACACTGCCCCAGAAGTGCCGCCAGGTTTTTATGCTAAGTTACTACGGTAACCTTGGTTACAAAGCCATTGCCGCAGAACTGGGCATTTCTGTAAAAACCGTGGAAAAGCACATGAGCAAGGCATTACAGGCCCTCCGCCGTGAATTAAAGGCAGGGCATTATATAGGGATGCTGGCTATTGGAATGATGTTAAATTAA
- a CDS encoding YXWGXW repeat-containing protein has product MNKLAGLLVAFALVAFTAADTYAQRVVVRTRPARPTVIVTRPVAPSPRAVWVEEEWVPQGRGYVWHGGYWAAPPRPGVVWIAGHWRHGRGGWVWIPGHWR; this is encoded by the coding sequence ATGAACAAGTTAGCAGGATTACTCGTTGCCTTTGCCCTGGTGGCATTTACCGCGGCAGATACATATGCACAGCGCGTGGTGGTACGCACCAGACCTGCCCGCCCCACCGTAATAGTAACAAGGCCCGTTGCGCCTTCTCCCCGCGCAGTATGGGTAGAAGAAGAATGGGTGCCCCAGGGCCGTGGCTACGTATGGCACGGCGGTTATTGGGCCGCACCGCCCCGGCCTGGTGTAGTATGGATAGCAGGCCACTGGAGACACGGCCGTGGAGGCTGGGTTTGGATTCCCGGTCACTGGAGATGA
- a CDS encoding RtcB family protein, producing the protein MNALNITGKQLIAIGYPQSPAITAARHIAATFAETQEAEVLATLAALLAAPEAYTADAVWASLAAMLMVPADETIQLKDPSSFVIYGPEAIEAGARAQMQTAVRLPVTVAGALMPDAHQGYGLPIGGVLATNNAVIPYGVGVDIGCRMALSIFDAPAAVLETRAGFYANALLQYSAFGAGNGFSGAQRADHAVLENAAFGMNRLTRSLKDKAWAQLGSSGGGNHFVEWGTLTFANADNEWNIPAGQYLALLTHSGSRGLGATLAGHYTKVAKEICKLPREAQNLAYLDLDTDAGQEYWLAMHLAGDYASACHEVIHQKMTAAIGAPLLARVENHHNFAWKEMLNGQEVIVHRKGATPAGAGVLGIIPGSMTAPGYLVRGKGNAAAINSASHGAGRQMSRTQAEKTFTPAELKNILQSHGVTLLGGGLDEAPGAYKDIRAVMKAQEALVEIIAEFTPKIVRMADDGSRED; encoded by the coding sequence ATGAACGCACTGAACATCACCGGCAAACAATTGATCGCCATCGGTTACCCACAGTCGCCCGCTATTACAGCGGCCCGCCATATAGCGGCCACTTTTGCGGAAACGCAGGAAGCGGAAGTGCTGGCCACTTTGGCGGCGCTCCTGGCTGCGCCGGAAGCCTACACCGCAGACGCGGTATGGGCCAGTCTGGCGGCCATGCTAATGGTCCCTGCGGATGAAACCATCCAACTGAAAGACCCTTCATCCTTTGTTATATATGGTCCTGAAGCCATTGAAGCCGGCGCCCGCGCACAGATGCAAACGGCGGTAAGATTACCGGTAACCGTTGCAGGCGCCCTGATGCCGGATGCCCACCAGGGCTATGGCCTTCCCATTGGCGGCGTACTGGCCACCAATAATGCAGTGATCCCTTACGGTGTAGGGGTAGATATAGGTTGCCGTATGGCGCTGAGCATCTTTGATGCACCGGCGGCTGTACTGGAAACACGGGCAGGTTTTTATGCCAACGCGTTGTTGCAGTATTCCGCTTTTGGCGCAGGCAATGGCTTTAGCGGGGCCCAACGTGCAGACCACGCCGTGCTGGAAAATGCAGCATTTGGTATGAACCGCCTTACCCGTAGCCTGAAAGATAAGGCATGGGCGCAACTGGGCTCTTCCGGTGGTGGTAACCACTTCGTGGAATGGGGTACCCTCACATTTGCCAATGCGGATAATGAATGGAACATCCCTGCGGGCCAATACCTTGCCCTGCTTACCCACTCCGGTTCCCGCGGCCTGGGCGCCACACTGGCTGGGCACTACACCAAAGTGGCCAAAGAGATCTGTAAGCTGCCCAGGGAAGCGCAAAACCTCGCCTACCTGGATCTCGATACCGATGCTGGCCAGGAATACTGGCTGGCCATGCACCTGGCCGGTGATTATGCGAGCGCCTGCCATGAAGTGATCCATCAAAAAATGACCGCCGCCATTGGCGCACCGCTGCTGGCACGGGTGGAGAACCATCACAACTTTGCATGGAAGGAAATGCTGAACGGCCAGGAAGTGATCGTGCACCGGAAAGGCGCTACCCCCGCGGGTGCCGGCGTGCTGGGCATTATCCCCGGCTCTATGACCGCACCGGGATACCTGGTACGGGGTAAAGGGAATGCGGCAGCTATTAATTCTGCATCGCATGGTGCGGGCAGACAAATGAGCCGTACGCAGGCGGAAAAAACGTTCACGCCCGCTGAATTGAAGAACATCCTGCAAAGCCACGGTGTTACGCTGCTCGGGGGTGGCCTGGATGAAGCGCCGGGTGCTTACAAAGACATCCGTGCGGTGATGAAAGCTCAGGAGGCGCTGGTCGAGATCATCGCGGAGTTTACGCCAAAGATCGTGCGGATGGCGGATGACGGGAGCAGGGAAGATTGA
- a CDS encoding helix-turn-helix transcriptional regulator gives MPVNRNALIRYKLIDNCLRNRRRRWTLEDLIDTVSEGLYEYEGIDKGISRRTLQADLQMMRSDKLGYNAPIIIVNKKYYTYEDASYSITNIPLSEQDLHRMNEAVEVLKQFKGFNHFNSLQSVVQKLEDHVYAATHHTKTVIDFEKNDQLKGLEHLDVIYQSIVQQKPVRMVYKSFKAREQRNLIFHVWWLKEFKNRWFAVGVVEGGAKDPNHTVLNLALDRMGSVVHDETVLYRESRGLDAADFYKNVIGPTVQWPREDVQTVIFFANKLHAPYIETKPLHPSQQVKERLPEGIVFTMQVQLNNELEKELLGFGDGVVVLAPHRLRRMIRSRLRKGLAQYEDNYPYLNRKEGD, from the coding sequence ATGCCCGTCAACCGCAATGCGTTGATCCGCTATAAGCTGATAGACAACTGCCTGCGCAACCGCCGCCGCAGGTGGACCCTGGAAGATCTCATTGACACGGTATCTGAAGGGCTGTATGAATATGAAGGTATTGACAAAGGCATCAGCCGCCGCACCCTGCAGGCCGACCTACAAATGATGCGCAGTGATAAACTGGGATACAATGCACCCATCATCATCGTAAATAAAAAATACTACACGTATGAAGATGCCAGCTACAGCATCACGAATATTCCCCTGAGTGAACAGGACCTGCACCGCATGAACGAGGCCGTGGAAGTGCTGAAGCAGTTCAAAGGCTTCAACCACTTCAACAGCCTGCAATCCGTGGTACAAAAGCTGGAAGACCACGTATACGCGGCTACCCATCACACCAAAACGGTGATAGATTTTGAGAAGAATGACCAGCTGAAAGGCCTGGAGCACCTGGATGTGATCTACCAGTCTATTGTGCAGCAAAAGCCAGTGCGGATGGTTTACAAATCATTCAAGGCCCGCGAACAGCGTAACCTTATTTTTCACGTGTGGTGGCTGAAAGAATTTAAGAACCGCTGGTTTGCAGTAGGCGTAGTGGAAGGCGGCGCAAAAGACCCGAACCATACCGTATTGAACCTGGCGCTGGACCGTATGGGATCAGTAGTGCATGATGAAACGGTATTGTACCGGGAAAGCAGGGGGCTGGATGCCGCTGATTTTTATAAGAACGTGATAGGCCCCACGGTGCAGTGGCCCAGGGAAGATGTGCAAACCGTGATCTTCTTTGCCAACAAGCTGCATGCGCCCTACATTGAAACAAAGCCATTACACCCATCACAACAGGTAAAGGAACGGCTGCCGGAAGGCATCGTGTTTACCATGCAGGTACAATTGAATAACGAACTGGAAAAGGAGTTGCTGGGTTTTGGAGATGGTGTGGTAGTACTGGCTCCCCACCGGTTGCGGCGCATGATCAGGAGCCGGCTGCGCAAAGGGCTTGCACAATATGAAGACAATTATCCTTACCTCAACAGGAAGGAGGGAGACTGA
- a CDS encoding TIGR03364 family FAD-dependent oxidoreductase — translation MAKSAIVIGAGILGLATARALAVRGYAVTVFERNERAIGASIRNFGMVWPVGQPEGTLYNRAIFSRNTWQQIAAESKIWTDPVGSLHLAYHADELGVMEEFVQASKSYRQVAMLTPEQVQAKSPAAKATGLLGALWSADEMIVESRQAVGQVAAFLQEKYGVVFHWNTAISRIAHPVVYSGKRTWSADEIYVCSGADFETLYPETFLEIPITKCKLQMLRLQAQPDNWRIGPSLCGGLSLTHYSAFQVSPSLAALKERYAEQYPEYVKWGIHVMVSQNHLGELTIGDTHEYGLVQDPFDRESLNDLVMDYLATFTQFKNNSRLQSWNGTYAKMKNGATEFIHSPETGVTILNAPSGAGMTLSFGLAEEVISGQYTF, via the coding sequence ATGGCAAAATCAGCAATCGTAATAGGCGCAGGCATCCTGGGGCTGGCTACTGCGCGCGCACTGGCGGTGCGGGGCTACGCGGTGACGGTATTTGAGCGCAATGAAAGGGCCATCGGTGCCTCCATCCGCAACTTTGGGATGGTGTGGCCGGTGGGCCAGCCGGAAGGCACTTTGTATAACCGCGCTATCTTTAGCCGGAACACGTGGCAGCAGATTGCCGCGGAAAGCAAGATCTGGACAGACCCGGTGGGATCATTGCACCTGGCTTATCATGCCGATGAACTCGGGGTGATGGAAGAATTTGTACAGGCCAGTAAAAGCTACCGCCAGGTGGCCATGCTTACCCCGGAACAGGTGCAGGCCAAAAGCCCTGCGGCCAAAGCAACAGGCCTGCTGGGGGCATTGTGGAGCGCAGATGAAATGATCGTGGAAAGCCGCCAGGCCGTGGGCCAGGTAGCTGCTTTCCTGCAGGAAAAATACGGCGTGGTATTTCATTGGAACACCGCCATCAGCCGTATAGCGCACCCCGTGGTGTACTCCGGTAAGCGCACCTGGAGCGCAGACGAGATCTACGTTTGCAGCGGTGCAGATTTCGAAACCCTTTACCCGGAAACCTTCCTGGAAATTCCCATCACCAAGTGCAAGCTGCAAATGCTGCGCCTCCAGGCCCAGCCCGATAACTGGCGCATAGGGCCCTCACTCTGCGGCGGCCTTTCCCTTACGCACTACAGCGCTTTCCAGGTATCTCCTTCATTGGCGGCACTGAAAGAACGCTACGCGGAGCAATACCCGGAATACGTGAAATGGGGCATCCACGTAATGGTATCGCAAAATCACCTGGGTGAGCTTACCATTGGTGATACGCATGAATATGGCCTGGTGCAGGACCCCTTTGACCGGGAATCACTGAATGACCTGGTAATGGATTACCTGGCCACCTTCACGCAGTTTAAGAACAACTCCCGCCTGCAATCCTGGAATGGCACCTATGCCAAGATGAAGAACGGCGCTACGGAGTTCATCCACTCTCCGGAAACCGGCGTTACCATTCTCAATGCACCCAGTGGTGCAGGGATGACCCTTTCTTTTGGCCTGGCGGAAGAAGTGATCAGCGGGCAGTATACATTTTGA
- a CDS encoding HAD-IA family hydrolase gives MSIKLVVFDMAGTTVKDDNGVAKAFQAALQQYGYSIPLDEINPIMGYEKTEAIRMMLGRTLTPEQITAEHVCNIHRTFVQHMLDYYHTTPDIMALPHAEATLQALRQQGVKVGINTGFSRNIAMAIVDKLGWEKKGIFDYLVASDEVPQGRPHPYMVQRMMEAAGITDPKETAKVGDTAVDIREGQNVGSRYIIGVTTGAFTRAALEPYQPTHIIDDIAEVLDIVRG, from the coding sequence ATGTCTATAAAACTGGTTGTATTTGACATGGCCGGCACCACGGTAAAGGATGATAACGGGGTGGCCAAAGCTTTCCAGGCCGCCCTGCAGCAGTATGGATATTCCATTCCCCTGGATGAGATCAACCCGATCATGGGTTATGAAAAAACGGAAGCCATCCGCATGATGCTGGGCCGCACCCTTACCCCCGAACAGATCACTGCCGAACATGTTTGCAATATACACCGCACCTTTGTACAGCACATGCTGGATTACTACCACACCACGCCGGATATCATGGCCCTGCCCCATGCAGAAGCCACCCTGCAGGCATTGCGCCAGCAAGGCGTGAAAGTGGGCATTAACACCGGTTTTTCCCGCAACATTGCCATGGCTATCGTAGATAAACTGGGATGGGAAAAGAAAGGCATTTTTGACTACCTGGTAGCATCGGATGAAGTGCCCCAGGGCCGCCCGCATCCCTATATGGTGCAGCGCATGATGGAAGCCGCCGGCATCACAGACCCGAAGGAAACCGCCAAGGTAGGCGACACAGCAGTAGACATCCGCGAAGGCCAGAACGTAGGCAGCCGCTACATCATCGGTGTTACTACCGGGGCCTTCACCCGTGCCGCCCTGGAGCCTTACCAGCCCACGCATATCATTGATGATATTGCGGAGGTACTGGACATTGTGAGGGGATAA